The Corallococcus soli genome includes a window with the following:
- a CDS encoding KpsF/GutQ family sugar-phosphate isomerase, producing the protein MPPHASRMATRAKAGVEVAPRKPMARAPRSTAKKPRLRALPGRASAGSEPARARVRDADAEATLAYARGVLEAEARAILGVTERLGDAFLHALHLVRDCTGQVVVTGMGKAGHIGQKLSSTLASTGVRSVFLHPAEAVHGDLGRVGQGDVILALSNSGSTEELLRLLPLFKRMGTPVVALTGDADSALARGADVVLDIGRIEEACPMGLVPTASTAALHAVGDALAMTLLRSRPFGRDDYALLHPGGKLGRSVLRVFELMRTGRANPLVLDTARLSEAVVVMTNTPGRPGAACVVDKDGMLEGIFTDGDLRRLVERGHQDFEVPVRQVMGKRPRCITPETLVLTAAAQMRELKVDQLPVVDVEGRAVGLLDVQDLLAAKFV; encoded by the coding sequence ATGCCCCCCCATGCGTCAAGGATGGCCACCCGGGCGAAGGCTGGAGTAGAGGTAGCGCCAAGGAAGCCCATGGCCCGCGCCCCCCGCTCCACCGCCAAGAAGCCCCGCCTGCGCGCCCTCCCCGGCCGCGCGTCCGCGGGTTCCGAACCCGCCCGTGCCCGCGTCCGGGATGCTGACGCGGAGGCCACGCTCGCGTACGCGCGCGGCGTGCTGGAGGCGGAGGCGCGCGCCATCCTCGGCGTCACCGAGCGGCTGGGGGACGCGTTCCTCCACGCCCTGCACCTGGTGCGCGACTGCACGGGCCAGGTGGTGGTGACGGGCATGGGGAAGGCGGGCCACATCGGCCAGAAGCTGTCCTCCACGCTGGCGTCCACCGGCGTGCGCTCCGTGTTCCTGCACCCCGCGGAGGCCGTGCACGGCGACCTGGGCCGCGTGGGCCAGGGCGACGTCATCCTCGCCCTGTCCAACAGCGGCAGCACGGAGGAACTGCTGCGGCTGTTGCCCCTGTTCAAGCGCATGGGCACGCCCGTCGTCGCGCTCACCGGGGACGCGGACAGCGCGCTCGCCAGGGGCGCGGACGTGGTGCTGGACATCGGCCGCATCGAAGAGGCGTGTCCCATGGGGCTCGTGCCCACCGCCTCCACCGCCGCGCTGCACGCGGTGGGCGACGCGCTGGCCATGACGCTGCTGCGCTCGCGGCCCTTCGGGCGAGACGACTACGCGCTGCTGCACCCGGGCGGGAAGCTGGGGCGCTCCGTGCTGCGCGTCTTCGAACTGATGCGCACCGGCCGCGCCAACCCGCTGGTGCTGGACACCGCGCGGCTGTCCGAAGCGGTGGTGGTGATGACCAACACGCCGGGCCGGCCGGGCGCCGCGTGCGTGGTGGACAAGGACGGGATGCTGGAGGGCATCTTCACCGACGGAGATTTGCGCCGGCTGGTGGAGCGGGGGCACCAGGACTTCGAGGTGCCGGTGCGCCAGGTGATGGGCAAGCGCCCGCGCTGCATCACCCCGGAGACGCTGGTGCTCACCGCCGCCGCGCAGATGCGCGAGCTGAAGGTGGACCAGCTCCCCGTGGTGGACGTCGAGGGCCGCGCGGTGGGCCTGCTCGACGTCCAGGACCTGCTGGCCGCGAAGTTCGTCTAG
- the fsa gene encoding fructose-6-phosphate aldolase — protein sequence MKFFIDSADVGEIRKAHAMGCVDGVTTNPSLLAKVGRGLEETIREICSIVDGPISAECVSLEAPALIQEGKTLAKIHDNVVVKIPMGVEGMKAVKALTAEGIRTNVTLCFSANQALLCAKAGATYVSPFVGRLDDISQDGMELIAHILEIYQNYDFTTQVLVASVRNPVHVLQAARLGADVATLPYNVITQLANHPLTDSGIQKFLADWEKVPKQGK from the coding sequence ATGAAGTTCTTCATCGACAGCGCGGACGTCGGGGAAATCCGCAAGGCGCACGCCATGGGCTGCGTGGACGGCGTCACCACCAACCCGTCGCTGCTGGCCAAGGTCGGCCGCGGGCTGGAGGAGACCATTCGTGAGATCTGCTCCATCGTGGACGGGCCCATCAGCGCGGAGTGCGTCTCGCTGGAGGCCCCGGCGCTCATCCAGGAGGGGAAGACCCTGGCGAAGATCCACGACAACGTCGTCGTGAAGATTCCGATGGGCGTGGAGGGCATGAAGGCCGTCAAGGCGCTCACCGCCGAGGGCATCCGCACCAACGTCACGCTGTGCTTCTCCGCCAACCAGGCGCTGCTGTGCGCCAAGGCGGGGGCCACGTACGTGTCGCCCTTCGTGGGCCGGCTGGACGACATCTCCCAGGACGGCATGGAGCTCATCGCCCACATCCTGGAGATCTACCAGAACTACGACTTCACCACGCAGGTGCTGGTGGCCAGCGTGCGCAACCCGGTGCACGTGCTCCAGGCCGCGCGCCTGGGCGCGGATGTCGCCACGCTGCCCTACAACGTCATCACCCAGCTGGCGAACCACCCGCTCACCGACAGCGGTATCCAGAAGTTCCTCGCGGACTGGGAGAAGGTCCCCAAGCAGGGCAAGTAG
- a CDS encoding acyl-CoA dehydrogenase family protein, whose product MEFQLTESQRALQDAARKYAREVVRPKAAHYDETSEFPRDLLSTAFELGLLNMAIPSEYGGGGLSHLEQVIVCEELAWGCAGVATSIIANDLANLPIILHGTEDQKKRLLSGFGQKLKFSSFCLTEPSAGSDVAAMSTTARREGDEYVLNGTKCFITNGGYADQFTVFATLDKGKKHKGITCFVVEGRPQGVSTGKHENKMGQRASNTVTVNFDEVRVPVANRIGEEGEGFKVAMATLDNSRPLTASLSVGIARAALEYSLEYSAQRQTFGKPIREHQGVQFMLADMAMNTHAARLLTWESAWVLDEGQRNTLQSSYAKCFAADMAMKVATDAVQVYGGYGYMKDYPVEKLMRDAKLIQVYEGTSQVQRLVIAKELFR is encoded by the coding sequence ATGGAATTCCAGCTCACCGAGTCCCAGCGTGCGTTGCAGGATGCCGCTCGCAAGTACGCCCGCGAAGTGGTGCGCCCCAAGGCCGCCCACTACGACGAGACCTCCGAGTTTCCCCGCGACCTGCTGTCCACGGCCTTTGAACTGGGCCTGCTCAACATGGCCATCCCGTCCGAGTACGGCGGCGGCGGCCTGTCGCACCTGGAGCAGGTCATCGTCTGCGAGGAGCTGGCGTGGGGCTGCGCGGGCGTGGCCACGTCCATCATCGCCAACGACCTGGCCAACCTGCCCATCATCCTGCACGGCACGGAGGACCAGAAGAAGCGGCTGCTCTCCGGGTTCGGGCAGAAGCTGAAGTTCAGCTCCTTCTGCCTCACGGAGCCCAGCGCGGGCTCCGACGTGGCGGCCATGAGCACCACCGCGCGTCGCGAGGGGGACGAGTACGTCCTCAACGGCACCAAGTGCTTCATCACCAACGGCGGCTACGCGGATCAGTTCACCGTGTTCGCCACGTTGGACAAGGGCAAGAAGCACAAGGGCATCACCTGCTTCGTCGTGGAGGGCCGGCCGCAGGGCGTGTCCACCGGCAAGCACGAGAACAAGATGGGCCAGCGGGCCAGCAACACGGTGACGGTCAACTTCGACGAGGTCCGCGTCCCGGTGGCCAACCGCATCGGTGAGGAGGGGGAGGGCTTCAAGGTCGCCATGGCGACGCTGGACAACAGCCGCCCGCTCACCGCCAGCCTGTCGGTGGGGATCGCCCGCGCGGCGCTGGAGTACTCGCTGGAGTACTCCGCCCAGCGCCAGACCTTCGGCAAGCCCATCCGCGAGCACCAGGGCGTGCAGTTCATGCTGGCCGACATGGCCATGAACACCCACGCCGCGCGCCTGCTCACCTGGGAGAGCGCCTGGGTGCTGGATGAGGGACAGCGCAACACCCTGCAGTCCAGCTATGCGAAGTGCTTCGCCGCGGACATGGCCATGAAGGTCGCCACCGACGCCGTGCAGGTCTACGGCGGCTACGGCTACATGAAGGACTACCCGGTGGAGAAGCTGATGCGCGACGCCAAGCTCATCCAGGTCTACGAGGGGACCAGCCAGGTGCAGCGGTTGGTCATCGCGAAGGAACTGTTCAGGTAG
- a CDS encoding electron transfer flavoprotein subunit beta/FixA family protein, whose translation MKILVTAKRVEDPESKIKVKPDGSDIVKEGLKYKINPFDEIGVEEGLRLAAKHTGEVVVVSIGGKEVQEQLRHALAMGANRAVWVNHTGPLDQLGIAGLLQKVAEKEKPDIVLLGKQSIDDDQNQVGQYLAEFLGWGQATFASKVESLESAEEKNKQPAVVVSADKKSVQVVREVDNGLATLEVQLPAIVTTDLRLNQPRYASLPGIMKAKSKPIEELTPAGLGVDVAPKIQVLKLSSPPARKAGIKVPDVATLVEKLHNEAKVV comes from the coding sequence GTGAAGATTCTCGTCACCGCCAAGCGCGTGGAAGACCCTGAGTCGAAGATCAAGGTGAAGCCGGACGGCTCGGACATCGTGAAGGAGGGGCTGAAGTACAAGATCAACCCCTTCGACGAAATCGGCGTGGAAGAGGGCCTGCGCCTCGCGGCGAAGCACACCGGCGAGGTGGTGGTGGTCTCCATCGGCGGCAAGGAGGTGCAGGAGCAGCTGCGCCACGCGCTGGCCATGGGCGCCAACCGCGCCGTGTGGGTGAACCACACGGGGCCGCTGGATCAGCTGGGCATCGCGGGCCTGCTCCAGAAGGTCGCGGAGAAGGAGAAGCCGGACATCGTCCTGCTGGGCAAGCAGTCCATCGACGACGACCAGAACCAGGTGGGCCAGTACCTGGCCGAGTTCCTGGGCTGGGGCCAGGCGACGTTCGCCTCCAAGGTGGAGTCGCTGGAGAGCGCCGAGGAGAAGAACAAGCAGCCCGCGGTGGTGGTGTCCGCGGACAAGAAGAGCGTGCAGGTGGTGCGCGAAGTGGACAACGGCCTGGCCACGCTGGAGGTCCAGCTGCCGGCCATCGTGACCACGGACCTGCGCCTGAACCAGCCGCGCTACGCGAGCCTGCCGGGCATCATGAAGGCCAAGAGCAAGCCCATCGAGGAGCTGACGCCGGCCGGGCTGGGCGTGGACGTGGCGCCGAAGATCCAGGTGCTGAAGCTGTCGTCGCCCCCGGCGCGCAAGGCGGGCATCAAGGTGCCGGACGTGGCCACCCTGGTGGAGAAGCTGCACAACGAGGCGAAGGTCGTCTGA
- a CDS encoding electron transfer flavoprotein subunit alpha/FixB family protein, translated as MSIVLIVAEQQPDGNLRKASLNAIAAGKQLAEKSGGELHLVLLSKDPSKVAGELAGTGAKAVHTAAAPELEHYLAEVYAPVIAALAQELKATFIGAASTAQGKDLLPRVAARLKAAMATDITAINGAGADITFTRPMWAGNVFAEVKLNTPVQVISIRATEFPAATPGQGAAEVKTFQPKLEASKTKFVSFNEVKSARPELTEASVVVSGGRGTKGDFKEVEALADLLGAAVGASRAVCDAGWVPNDYQVGQTGKVVAPKLYIAAGISGAIQHLAGMKSSKTIVAINKDPEAPIFQVADYGLVEDLFKVLPALREGIQKLK; from the coding sequence ATGTCCATCGTCCTCATCGTCGCCGAGCAGCAGCCGGACGGAAACCTGCGCAAGGCCTCCCTCAACGCCATCGCCGCGGGCAAGCAGCTCGCGGAGAAGTCCGGCGGGGAGCTGCACCTCGTCCTCTTGTCCAAGGACCCCTCGAAGGTCGCCGGGGAGCTCGCCGGCACCGGCGCCAAGGCCGTCCACACGGCCGCCGCCCCGGAGCTGGAGCACTACCTGGCGGAGGTCTACGCCCCCGTCATCGCCGCGCTCGCGCAGGAGCTGAAGGCCACCTTCATCGGCGCGGCCTCCACGGCGCAGGGCAAGGACCTGCTGCCGCGCGTCGCCGCCCGGCTGAAGGCCGCCATGGCCACCGACATCACCGCCATCAACGGCGCTGGCGCGGACATCACCTTCACGCGCCCCATGTGGGCCGGCAACGTGTTCGCGGAGGTGAAGCTGAACACGCCGGTGCAGGTCATCAGCATCCGCGCCACGGAGTTCCCGGCCGCCACCCCGGGCCAGGGCGCCGCCGAGGTGAAGACCTTCCAGCCCAAGCTGGAGGCCAGCAAGACGAAGTTCGTCAGCTTCAACGAAGTGAAGAGCGCGCGTCCGGAGCTGACCGAGGCGAGCGTGGTGGTGTCCGGCGGTCGTGGCACCAAGGGCGACTTCAAGGAAGTCGAAGCGCTGGCGGACCTGCTGGGCGCCGCGGTGGGCGCGTCCCGCGCGGTGTGCGACGCGGGCTGGGTGCCCAACGACTACCAGGTGGGCCAGACGGGCAAGGTCGTCGCGCCCAAGCTGTACATCGCCGCGGGCATCAGCGGCGCCATCCAGCACCTGGCCGGCATGAAGAGCTCCAAGACCATTGTCGCCATCAACAAGGATCCGGAGGCGCCCATCTTCCAGGTGGCCGACTACGGCCTCGTGGAGGACCTCTTCAAGGTCCTGCCCGCGCTGCGCGAAGGCATCCAGAAGCTGAAGTAG
- a CDS encoding cytochrome c oxidase assembly factor Coa1 family protein translates to MPTMPEGDYAPVPRQGWWNRNWKWAVPVGCLGLMGSCVCFVAIAIGYGYTSFRDMGAYTDALALAQEDPQVQKALGSPFKPGFPSNTQVSTTNGRTHATFVVPLDGPKADGTLHAVADKSGEAWTFRTLYVELADGGRVDLLDTEAPDDAPDALPEDLDPEEPDDVPELDDLEPGAPAAPLPPPEKKPGRDSDIDL, encoded by the coding sequence ATGCCGACGATGCCCGAGGGTGACTACGCGCCCGTACCCCGCCAGGGGTGGTGGAACCGGAACTGGAAGTGGGCCGTGCCGGTGGGGTGCCTGGGCCTGATGGGCTCGTGCGTGTGCTTCGTCGCCATCGCCATCGGCTATGGCTACACGTCCTTCCGGGACATGGGCGCGTACACGGACGCGCTCGCCCTGGCGCAGGAGGATCCCCAGGTGCAGAAGGCCCTGGGCTCCCCCTTCAAGCCGGGCTTCCCCAGCAACACCCAGGTGAGCACCACCAACGGCCGCACCCACGCGACCTTCGTCGTGCCGCTGGACGGGCCCAAGGCGGACGGCACCCTGCACGCCGTGGCCGACAAGAGCGGCGAGGCGTGGACCTTCCGCACCCTCTACGTGGAGCTGGCGGACGGCGGCCGCGTGGACCTGCTGGACACGGAGGCGCCCGACGACGCCCCGGACGCGCTGCCGGAGGACCTGGACCCGGAGGAGCCGGACGACGTGCCGGAGCTGGACGACCTGGAACCGGGGGCCCCCGCCGCCCCGCTGCCCCCGCCGGAGAAGAAGCCCGGCCGCGACAGCGACATCGACCTGTAG
- a CDS encoding GNAT family N-acetyltransferase — MPPGGVSTAELADLLAALPSGHRLWVRGMGRSLYPLLRSGDAVRLLRCGPERLARGDVALVRHGPRLAAQVVLSIEPWVTEPLLGGPPAPGGELVGRVVALKRGALVLRLPRPTRPALYLTQRALSGVWTQPAARAVFRHLRDLFSGWTKPLRRHFVGPLETRLVRQDDLDALLAFATERLVVSGTFLRRQLRDRWGLPQERRVGAAAGAFDAQGRLFGFAWVDDYRQEGLALDGLWVRSLVVSPRVRRMGVASALVRCLVEEARRQGAERVHADIDEDNTASLRTFRGLDFHPAPAALTTATNQQWDAAGGSKRLVVLIRALSA, encoded by the coding sequence ATGCCCCCTGGTGGCGTCTCGACGGCCGAGCTCGCGGACCTGCTTGCGGCGCTGCCCTCTGGCCACCGGCTGTGGGTGCGCGGCATGGGGCGGAGCCTCTATCCGCTCCTGCGCAGCGGGGACGCCGTCCGCCTGCTGCGCTGCGGGCCGGAGCGGCTGGCGCGCGGGGACGTGGCGCTCGTGCGGCATGGGCCCCGGCTCGCCGCCCAGGTGGTGCTCTCCATTGAACCCTGGGTGACGGAGCCCCTGCTGGGGGGCCCCCCCGCGCCGGGAGGGGAGCTGGTGGGACGGGTGGTCGCGCTCAAGCGCGGGGCGCTGGTGCTGCGGCTGCCCCGGCCCACCCGGCCGGCGCTGTACCTGACGCAGCGGGCGCTGTCCGGCGTGTGGACGCAGCCCGCGGCGCGCGCGGTGTTCCGGCACCTGCGCGACCTGTTCTCCGGGTGGACGAAGCCCCTGCGCCGCCACTTCGTGGGGCCGCTGGAGACAAGGCTGGTGCGCCAGGACGACCTGGACGCGCTGCTCGCCTTCGCGACGGAGCGGCTGGTGGTGTCCGGCACCTTCCTGCGCCGCCAGCTGCGCGACCGCTGGGGCCTGCCGCAGGAGCGGCGGGTGGGGGCGGCGGCGGGGGCCTTCGACGCCCAGGGCCGCCTGTTCGGCTTCGCCTGGGTGGACGACTACCGCCAGGAGGGGCTGGCGCTGGACGGCCTCTGGGTGCGCTCGCTGGTGGTGTCCCCCCGGGTGCGGCGCATGGGGGTGGCCTCCGCCCTGGTGCGCTGTCTGGTGGAGGAGGCCCGGCGCCAGGGCGCGGAGCGCGTCCACGCCGACATCGACGAGGACAACACCGCCTCGCTGCGGACCTTCCGGGGCCTGGACTTCCATCCCGCGCCGGCCGCGCTGACGACGGCGACGAACCAGCAGTGGGACGCGGCGGGCGGCAGCAAGCGCCTGGTCGTGCTGATCCGCGCGCTTTCGGCGTGA
- a CDS encoding DMT family transporter, with amino-acid sequence MTTQDGDGARLQADGALVLLCLFWGVTFVVVKDALAFADPFTFLTLRFTVGAAVMVALAGRRMFAPGVLKKGALLSLLLFLSFALQTVGLTDTTPSRAAFLTGLNVLFVPLFSVALHKRLPRWGTRVGVVLAAVGLYALTMQAEGPARPGHLWGLSLGDWLSIGCAATYAGHILLTERFASRDGVLGLVAVQLTGVAVLSALCLPFVERRLEPTPALMGAVLVCGVLASAVAIGVQTWGQARTTAVRAAVIFALEPVFASVASVMMGREVLGPREWSGGALILLGVLLSELGPVVWDGWRARGRTPAS; translated from the coding sequence GTGACGACGCAGGATGGCGATGGGGCGCGGTTGCAGGCGGACGGGGCGCTGGTGCTCCTGTGCCTCTTCTGGGGCGTGACGTTCGTGGTGGTGAAGGACGCGCTCGCGTTCGCGGACCCCTTCACGTTCCTCACCCTGCGCTTCACGGTGGGCGCGGCCGTGATGGTCGCGCTCGCGGGCCGGCGGATGTTCGCGCCCGGCGTGTTGAAGAAGGGCGCGCTCCTGTCGCTGTTGCTGTTCCTGAGCTTCGCGCTCCAGACGGTGGGCCTGACGGACACCACGCCGTCGCGCGCGGCGTTCCTCACCGGGCTCAACGTCCTCTTCGTCCCGCTGTTCTCCGTGGCGCTGCACAAGCGCCTTCCCCGCTGGGGCACCCGCGTGGGCGTGGTGCTGGCGGCGGTGGGCCTGTACGCGCTGACGATGCAGGCCGAAGGCCCGGCGCGGCCAGGACACCTCTGGGGCCTGTCCCTGGGGGACTGGCTGTCCATCGGGTGCGCGGCGACGTACGCGGGGCACATCCTGCTCACGGAGCGCTTCGCCTCGCGCGACGGTGTGCTGGGGCTGGTGGCGGTGCAGTTGACGGGCGTGGCGGTGTTGTCCGCGCTGTGCCTGCCGTTCGTGGAGCGGCGGCTGGAGCCGACGCCCGCGCTCATGGGCGCGGTGCTGGTGTGTGGCGTGCTCGCGAGCGCGGTCGCCATTGGCGTGCAGACGTGGGGACAGGCGCGCACCACGGCGGTGCGCGCGGCGGTCATCTTCGCGCTGGAGCCGGTGTTCGCCTCCGTCGCCTCCGTCATGATGGGCCGCGAGGTGCTGGGGCCGCGCGAGTGGTCCGGCGGCGCGCTCATCCTCCTGGGCGTGCTCCTCTCCGAATTGGGCCCTGTCGTATGGGACGGATGGCGGGCGCGGGGCCGCACGCCCGCCTCCTGA
- a CDS encoding MBL fold metallo-hydrolase: MSVELRRNGLHLTGTPLSLDAKRKSPLSFVSHGHSDHIARHESTIATAATLRFMAHRLGPVRSPLAVPYRRPFELGALTLELLPAGHILGSAQLRVTRSDGRRIVYTGDLNTAPSLTAEATEVASCDTLVIESTFGHPRYRFPPRPEVLGQVETWLRAQLTRGVTPVLLGYPLGKSQEAMKHLAVRGFQLVAHPSIFEVAVLYAELGVPIENLRRYEGKVEPGEVLFFPPHLARGGGLAPHWPRATAVLTGWAMDPGGARRYGADVAFPLSDHADFPSLMRYVKDTGARDVITCHGFAEELAQALRDVGTDARPLGKPQQMTLF, encoded by the coding sequence ATGAGCGTGGAGCTGAGACGAAACGGGCTGCACCTGACGGGCACGCCGCTGTCGCTGGACGCGAAGCGCAAGTCGCCGCTGTCCTTCGTCAGCCATGGGCACTCGGACCACATCGCCCGGCACGAGAGCACCATCGCCACGGCGGCCACGCTGCGCTTCATGGCCCACCGGCTGGGCCCGGTGCGCTCGCCCCTGGCGGTGCCGTACCGCCGCCCCTTCGAGCTGGGGGCGCTGACGCTGGAGCTGCTGCCCGCGGGCCACATCCTGGGCAGCGCGCAGCTTCGCGTCACCCGCTCGGATGGACGGCGCATCGTCTACACCGGGGACTTGAACACCGCGCCGTCGCTCACCGCGGAGGCCACGGAGGTGGCCTCGTGCGACACGCTCGTCATCGAGTCCACCTTCGGCCACCCGCGCTACCGCTTCCCGCCGCGCCCGGAGGTACTGGGGCAGGTGGAGACGTGGCTGCGCGCGCAGCTCACCCGGGGCGTGACGCCGGTGCTGCTGGGCTATCCACTGGGCAAGAGCCAGGAGGCCATGAAGCACCTGGCCGTCCGGGGCTTCCAGCTCGTCGCGCACCCGTCCATCTTCGAGGTGGCGGTGCTGTACGCGGAGCTGGGCGTCCCCATCGAGAACCTGCGCCGCTACGAGGGGAAGGTGGAGCCGGGCGAAGTGCTCTTCTTCCCGCCGCACCTGGCGCGGGGTGGGGGACTGGCGCCCCACTGGCCCCGGGCGACGGCGGTGCTCACGGGCTGGGCCATGGACCCGGGCGGCGCGCGGCGCTACGGCGCGGACGTGGCCTTCCCCCTGTCGGACCACGCGGACTTCCCGTCGCTGATGCGCTACGTGAAGGACACCGGGGCCCGGGACGTCATCACCTGCCACGGCTTCGCGGAGGAACTGGCCCAGGCGCTGCGGGACGTGGGCACGGACGCCCGCCCGCTGGGCAAGCCGCAGCAGATGACCTTGTTCTGA
- a CDS encoding MOSC domain-containing protein — MTAPAPSLSGHLANVLVCTDPEKKRFVTREVPEVQVSFEGFVGDRHAGLTRLADVRTPWFPKGTVIRNTRQVSVVSREELAEVAGTMGIPNVLASWLGANLELVGVPRLTHLPPGTRLFFPEEATLVMEGENQPCIHPGRAIEAHHPDMKGLASRFVKAAWRKRGLVGWVERPGLIRAGDEVRVMLPPPVTYSLPAAPEDVKREQVS, encoded by the coding sequence ATGACCGCACCCGCTCCCTCGCTCTCCGGCCACCTCGCCAACGTGCTCGTGTGCACGGACCCCGAGAAGAAGCGCTTCGTCACCCGCGAGGTGCCCGAGGTGCAGGTGTCCTTCGAAGGCTTCGTGGGGGACCGCCACGCGGGCCTCACCCGGCTCGCGGACGTGCGCACGCCGTGGTTCCCGAAAGGCACGGTCATCCGCAACACGCGGCAGGTGTCGGTGGTGTCGCGCGAGGAGCTGGCGGAGGTCGCGGGCACGATGGGCATCCCGAACGTGCTGGCCTCCTGGCTGGGCGCGAACCTGGAGCTCGTCGGCGTGCCCCGGCTGACGCACCTGCCGCCGGGCACGCGGCTGTTCTTCCCGGAGGAGGCCACGCTGGTGATGGAGGGGGAGAACCAGCCCTGCATCCACCCGGGCCGCGCCATTGAAGCGCACCACCCGGACATGAAGGGGCTGGCGAGCCGCTTCGTGAAGGCCGCGTGGCGCAAGCGCGGGCTGGTGGGCTGGGTGGAGCGTCCGGGCCTCATCCGCGCGGGGGACGAGGTGCGGGTGATGCTGCCGCCGCCGGTGACGTACTCGCTGCCCGCCGCGCCCGAGGACGTGAAGCGCGAACAGGTGAGCTGA
- a CDS encoding pentapeptide repeat-containing protein: MPKAPTIEKLLQSGSAEWNKLRKSSQVATDHTGATFTQLFSANADLSGLGLVGSEWERCDLSKMNFRDADLSNAYFHGGRLQDCDFRGANLEGCTFEKLKLLRCDFTGAKGLDDLELDDVDMDRVTGLDGEEAPPPPPPPVQGITAFTREQREKMLGQSHGGGNAMEGSNPAHPDDLPPFRPQDPPGSLFFRALKHVGAPPLWVLDVPGLRPLLPQRLPPGSSLETLYREAVKTRLENKKPAADPGAVERAQKALRMSGKEANVAAVYLREVGVLPLFRFAAAKQLKGELRAEVEVDDITGSIDPRTTGALLELRLTHEVVEHVHEARRRMAAAQLYTSLLEAGFNPENNWDEALESSEASMELAQAATGDDRQALLEGFQVFAALPEEARLRRLAYLAESVSNLELLSRLPEGMEPSWLTGPETRECHEREMTYVQSLKAQDIPTKVAALAKAELGVPEGEVPEDSDDDLFVHVRCDVCGKEKLIVQSPDA, from the coding sequence ATGCCGAAAGCCCCAACTATCGAGAAGCTGCTCCAGAGCGGCTCCGCAGAGTGGAACAAGCTGCGCAAGTCGTCCCAGGTGGCCACCGACCATACCGGCGCCACGTTCACGCAGCTGTTCTCCGCCAACGCCGACCTGTCCGGGCTCGGACTGGTGGGCTCCGAGTGGGAGCGCTGTGACCTGTCGAAGATGAACTTCCGGGACGCCGACCTCTCCAACGCCTACTTCCACGGAGGCCGCCTGCAGGACTGCGACTTCCGCGGCGCCAACCTGGAAGGCTGTACCTTCGAGAAGCTCAAGCTCCTGAGATGCGACTTCACCGGCGCCAAGGGTCTGGACGACCTGGAGCTGGACGACGTGGACATGGACCGCGTGACGGGCCTGGACGGCGAGGAAGCCCCGCCGCCCCCGCCCCCGCCGGTCCAGGGCATCACGGCCTTCACGCGCGAGCAGCGCGAGAAGATGCTGGGCCAGTCGCACGGCGGCGGCAACGCGATGGAGGGCTCGAACCCGGCGCACCCGGACGACCTGCCCCCCTTCCGTCCGCAGGACCCGCCGGGCTCGCTCTTCTTCCGGGCGCTCAAGCACGTGGGCGCGCCCCCGCTCTGGGTGCTGGACGTGCCGGGCCTGCGTCCGCTCCTGCCGCAGCGGCTGCCTCCGGGAAGCTCCCTGGAGACGCTCTACCGCGAGGCGGTGAAGACGCGGCTGGAGAACAAGAAGCCCGCGGCGGACCCCGGCGCGGTGGAGCGCGCGCAGAAGGCGCTGCGCATGAGCGGCAAGGAGGCCAACGTCGCGGCGGTGTACCTGCGCGAGGTGGGCGTGCTGCCCCTGTTCCGCTTCGCCGCCGCCAAGCAGCTCAAGGGTGAGCTGCGCGCGGAGGTGGAGGTGGACGACATCACGGGCTCCATCGATCCGCGTACCACGGGCGCCCTGCTGGAGCTGCGCCTGACGCACGAGGTGGTGGAGCACGTGCACGAGGCCCGCCGGCGCATGGCGGCCGCCCAGCTCTACACGTCGCTGCTGGAGGCGGGCTTCAACCCGGAGAACAACTGGGACGAGGCGCTGGAGTCGAGCGAGGCGTCCATGGAGCTGGCGCAGGCGGCCACCGGCGACGACCGGCAGGCGCTGCTGGAGGGCTTCCAGGTGTTCGCGGCCCTGCCGGAGGAGGCGCGGCTGCGCAGGCTCGCGTACCTGGCGGAGTCGGTGTCGAACCTGGAGCTCTTGAGCCGGCTGCCCGAAGGCATGGAGCCCTCCTGGCTCACCGGCCCGGAGACGCGCGAGTGCCACGAGCGCGAGATGACCTACGTGCAGTCGCTCAAGGCCCAGGACATCCCCACCAAGGTGGCCGCGCTGGCCAAGGCGGAGCTGGGCGTGCCCGAGGGCGAGGTACCCGAGGACAGCGACGATGACCTGTTCGTGCACGTGCGGTGCGACGTGTGCGGCAAGGAGAAGCTCATCGTCCAGTCGCCGGACGCGTGA